A window of the Cynocephalus volans isolate mCynVol1 chromosome 10, mCynVol1.pri, whole genome shotgun sequence genome harbors these coding sequences:
- the BEST2 gene encoding bestrophin-2, which translates to MTVTYTARVANARFGGFSQLLLLWRGSIYKLLWRELLTFLGLFMVLSATYRFLLTEEQKRYFEKLVIYCDQYASLIPVSFVLGFYVTLVVQRWWNQYLCMPLPDPLMCVVAGTVHGRDERGRLYRRTLMRYAGLSAVLILRSVSTAVFKRFPTIDHVVEAGFMTREERKKFENLNSSYNKFWVPCVWFSNLAAQARREGRIRDNSALKLLLEELNVFRGKCGMLFHYDWISVPLVYTQVVTIAVYSYFLACLIGRQFLDPAQGYKDHDLDLCVPIFTLLQFFFYVGWLKVAEQLINPFGEDDDDFETNFLIDRNFQVSMLAVDEMYDDLAMLEKDLYWDATEARAPYTAATAFLLQQPSFQGSTFDITLAKEDMQFQRQDCVVDGPLGEAHGDFLQRLLPAGAGTAGGGLLGRRLSLLRRKNSCVSEASIPASCACSGAPDGTAPECGCGEPLLDLGPREPEPDPPAGPEPPVPIPGPTAEPFTTVPMPGTRGPAPPWLPSPIGEEEENLA; encoded by the exons ATGACTGTCACATACACAGCCCGAGTGGCAAACGCCCGCTTCGGTGGCTTCtcacagctgctgctgctgtggcgTGGGAGCATCTACAAACTCCTGTGGCGTgagctgctcactttcctggggctcTTCATGGTGCTGAGTGCCACCTACCG CTTCCTGCTGACTGAAGAGCAAAAGCGCTACTTCGAGAAGCTTGTCATTTACTGCGACCAGTATGCCAGCCTCATCCCTGTCTCCTTTGTGCTTG GCTTCTACGTGACTCTGGTGGTGCAGCGGTGGTGGAACCAGTACCTGTGCATGCCGCTGCCCGACCCGCTCATGTGCGTGGTGGCGGGCACGGTGCACGGGCGCGACGAGCGAGGCCGCCTCTACCGGCGCACACTCATGCGCTACGCAGGACTTTCAGCCGTGCTCATCCTGCGCTCCGTCAGCACCGCCGTCTTCAAACGCTTCCCCACCATAGACCACGTGGTGGAGGCGG GGTTTATGACCCGCGAGGAGCGCAAGAAGTTCGAGAACCTGAACTCATCCTACAACAAGTTCTGGGTGCCCTGCGTTTGGTTCTCCAACCTAGCGGCGCAGGCCCGGCGCGAGGGCCGCATCCGCGACAACAGCGCCCTTAAGTTACTTCTCGAG GAGCTGAATGTGTTCCGGGGCAAGTGTGGGATGCTCTTTCACTACGACTGGATTAGTGTACCCCTCGTCTACACCCAG GTGGTGACCATCGCAGTGTACAGCTACTTCCTGGCTTGCCTCATCGGTCGTCAGTTCCTGGACCCCGCGCAGGGCTACAAAGATCACGACCTGGACCTGTGCGTGCCCATATTCACCCTGCTGCAATTCTTCTTCTATGTGGGCTGGCTCAAG GTAGCCGAACAGCTCATCAACCCTTTCGGAGAGGATGACGACGACTTTGAGACCAACTTTCTGATCGACCGCAACTTCCAA GTATCGATGCTGGCCGTGGACGAGATGTACGACGACCTGGCCATGCTGGAGAAGGACCTGTACTGGGACGCGACCGAGGCTCGCGCCCCCTACACGGCGGCCACCGCCTTCCTGCTGCAGCAGCCCTCCTTCCAGGGCTCCACCTTCGACATCAC GCTGGCCAAGGAGGACATGCAGTTCCAGCGGCAGGACTGCGTCGTGGACGGACCGCTGGGCGAGGCGCACGGCGACTTCCTGCAGCGCCTCCTGCCGGCGGGCGCAGGCACAGCCGGCGGAGGCCTGCTGGGCCGTCGACTGTCCCTGCTGCGCCGCAAGAACAGCTGTGTGTCGGAGGCGTCCATTCCCGCCAGCTGTGCGTGCTCAGGCGCCCCTGATGGCACGGCCCCGGAGTGCGGCTGCGGGGAGCCGCTTCTCGACCTCGGCCCGCGGGAGCCCGAGCCCGATCCCCCTGCTGGTCCTGAGCCGCCTGTCCCCATCCCCGGGCCCACGGCCGAGCCCTTCACCACCGTGCCCATGCCGGGGACCCGGGGGCCGGCGCCGCCCTGGCTGCCCAGCCCTATTGGCGAGGAGGAGGAGAATCTGGCCTGA
- the HOOK2 gene encoding protein Hook homolog 2 isoform X2 — translation MSVDKAELCGSLLTWLQTFQVPPPCASPQDLSSGLAIAYVLNQIDPSWFNEAWLQGISDDPGPNWRLKVSNLKTILQSLMEYSQDVLAHPVSEEHLPDVNLIGKLSDSAELGKLLQLVLGCAISCEKKQEHIQRIMTLEESVQHVVMEAIQELMTKDPPDSLSTETYGNFDSQSRRYYFLSEEAEEGDELRQRCLDLERQLVLLSEEKQSLAQENMVLREQVGQPEGKGASGLTAKKLLLLQSQLEQLQEENFRLESGREDERLRCAQLEREVTELQQRNQALTSLAQEAQALKDEMDELRQSSERAGQLEATLNSCRRRLGELRELRRQVRQLEERNAGHAERTRQLEDDLRRAGSLRAQLEAQRRQELQSQRQEEAMKAEKWLFECRNLEEKYELVIKEKERLLAERDSLREANEELRCAQLQPRGLTQADPSLDPSSPAVENLAAEILPAELRETLLRLQLENKRLCQQEAADRERQEELQRHLEEANRARHGLETQHRLNQQQLSELRAQVEDLQKALQEQGGKTEDSTLLKRKLEEHLQKLHEADLELQRKREYMEELEPPADSSTRRIEELQHSLQKKDADLRAMEERYRRYVDKARTVIQTLEPKQRPPGGAPPELHTLRTQLQERDVRIRHLEMDFEKSRSQREQEEKLLISAWYNMGMALQQRTGEERAPAHAQSFLAQQRLATNARRGPLGRLASLNLRPTDKH, via the exons ATGAGCGTGGACAAGGCCGAGCTATGCGGGTCTCTGCTCACCTGG TTGCAGACGTTCCAGGTTCCGCCCCCCTGCGCCAGCCCCCAAGACTTGAGCAGCGGCCTCGCTATAGCCTACGTGCTGAACCAGAT AGACCCCTCCTGGTTCAACGAGGCATGGCTCCAGGGCATCTCAGACGACCCAGGTCCCAACTGGAGGCTGAAG GTCAGCAACCTGAAGACGATCTTACAGAGCCTAATGGAGTACTCCCAGGAT GTTCTGGCGCATCCTGTGTCCGAAGAGCACCTCCCAGATGTGAATCTCATTGGCAAGTTGTCAGACTCTGCAGAGCTTGGCAAGCTGCTTCAACTGGTGCTGGGCTGTGCTATCAGTTGTGAGAAAAAGCAGG AGCACATCCAGAGAATTATGACACTGGAGGAATCGGTTCAGCATGTGGTGATGGAAGCCATCcaggag CTCATGACCAAAGACCCCCCTGACTCCCTGTCGACAGAGACCTATGGAAACTTTGATAGCCAG TCCCGCAGGTACTATTTCCTAAGCGAGGAGGCTGAGGAGGGGGATGAGCTGCGGCAGCGCTGTCTGGACCTAGAGCGGCAG CTGGTGCTCCTGTCAGAGGAGaagcagagcctggcacaggaGAACATGGTGCTGCGGGAGCAGGTGGGCCAGCCTGAGGGCAAGGGCGCCTCAGGCCTCACTGCCAAgaaactgctgctgctgcagtcccagctggagcagctgcagGAGGAGAACTTCAG GCTGGAGAGTGGCAGGGAGGACGAGCGTCTGCGCTGTGCGCAGCTGGAGCGGGAGGTCACAGAGCTGCAACAGCGGAACCAGGCGCTGACCAGCCTGGCCCAGGAGGCACAGGCCCTGAAGGATGAGATGGACGAGCTGCG GCAGTCCTCGGAGCGAGCCGGGCAGCTGGAGGCCACACTGAACAGCTGCCGCCGCCGCCTGGGCGAGCTGAGGGAGCTGCGGCGGCAGGTGCGGCAGCTAGAGGAGCGCAACGCGGGCCACGCCGAGCGCACGCGGCAGCTGGAGGACGATCTGCGCCGGGCGGGCTCGCTGCGCGCCCAGCTTGAGGCGCAGCGGCGGCAG GAATTGCAGAGCCAGCGGCAGGAGGAGGCCATGAAGGCCGAGAAATGGCTATTCGAGTGTCGCAACCTGGAGGAAAAGTATGAGTTGGTGATAAAGGAGAAGGAG CGGCTGTTGGCGGAGCGGGACTCCCTGCGGGAAGCCAACGAGGAGCTGCGCTGCGCCCAGCTGCAGCCGCGGGGGTTGACCCAGGCTG ACCCTTCATTGgatccctcctccccagcagtGGAAAACTTAGCAGCGGAGATCCTGCCTGCAGAGCTCAG GGAGACGCTCCTGCGGCTTCAGCTGGAGAACAAGCGGCTGTGCCAGCAGGAGGCGGCCGACCGCGAgcggcaggaggagctgcagcgCCACCTGGAGGAGGCCAATCGCGCGCGCCACGGGCTGGAGACGCAGCACCG GCTGAACCAGCAGCAGCTGTCGGAGCTGCGGGCCCAGGTGGAGGACCTGCAGAAAGCCCTGCAGGAGCAGGGGGGCAAGACCGAGGAC TCCACCCTGCTGAAGAGGAAGCTGGAGGAACATTT GCAGAAGCTGCATGAGGCAGATCTGGAGCTGCAGCGGAAGCGCGAGTACATGGAAGAGCTGGAGCCACCAGCCGACAGCAGCA CCCGGCGTATCGAGGAGCTGCAGCACAGCTTGCAGAAGAAGGACGCCGATTTGAGGGCCATGGAGGAGCGGTACCGCCGCTACGTGGACAAGGCGCGCACG GTCATACAGACCCTGGAACCCAAGCAACGGCCACCCGGAGGGGCGCCCCCAGAACTCCACACGCTGAGGACACAGCTCCAGGAGCGGGACGTCCGCATCCGGCACCTGGAG ATGGACTTTGAGAAGAGTCGAAGTCAGCGGGAGCAGGAAGAAAAGCTGCTCATCAGTGCCTGGTATAATATG GGCATGGCCCTGCAGCAGCGAACTGGGGAAGAGCGGGCACCCGCCCATGCGCAGTCATTCCTGGCACAGCAGCGGCTGGCCACCAACGCTCGCCGTGGACCCCTGGGACGCCTGGCATCTCTGAACCTTCGCCCCACCGACAAGCACTGA
- the HOOK2 gene encoding protein Hook homolog 2 isoform X1, with translation MSVDKAELCGSLLTWLQTFQVPPPCASPQDLSSGLAIAYVLNQIDPSWFNEAWLQGISDDPGPNWRLKVSNLKTILQSLMEYSQDVLAHPVSEEHLPDVNLIGKLSDSAELGKLLQLVLGCAISCEKKQEHIQRIMTLEESVQHVVMEAIQELMTKDPPDSLSTETYGNFDSQSRRYYFLSEEAEEGDELRQRCLDLERQLVLLSEEKQSLAQENMVLREQVGQPEGKGASGLTAKKLLLLQSQLEQLQEENFRLESGREDERLRCAQLEREVTELQQRNQALTSLAQEAQALKDEMDELRQSSERAGQLEATLNSCRRRLGELRELRRQVRQLEERNAGHAERTRQLEDDLRRAGSLRAQLEAQRRQVQELQSQRQEEAMKAEKWLFECRNLEEKYELVIKEKERLLAERDSLREANEELRCAQLQPRGLTQADPSLDPSSPAVENLAAEILPAELRETLLRLQLENKRLCQQEAADRERQEELQRHLEEANRARHGLETQHRLNQQQLSELRAQVEDLQKALQEQGGKTEDSTLLKRKLEEHLQKLHEADLELQRKREYMEELEPPADSSTRRIEELQHSLQKKDADLRAMEERYRRYVDKARTVIQTLEPKQRPPGGAPPELHTLRTQLQERDVRIRHLEMDFEKSRSQREQEEKLLISAWYNMGMALQQRTGEERAPAHAQSFLAQQRLATNARRGPLGRLASLNLRPTDKH, from the exons ATGAGCGTGGACAAGGCCGAGCTATGCGGGTCTCTGCTCACCTGG TTGCAGACGTTCCAGGTTCCGCCCCCCTGCGCCAGCCCCCAAGACTTGAGCAGCGGCCTCGCTATAGCCTACGTGCTGAACCAGAT AGACCCCTCCTGGTTCAACGAGGCATGGCTCCAGGGCATCTCAGACGACCCAGGTCCCAACTGGAGGCTGAAG GTCAGCAACCTGAAGACGATCTTACAGAGCCTAATGGAGTACTCCCAGGAT GTTCTGGCGCATCCTGTGTCCGAAGAGCACCTCCCAGATGTGAATCTCATTGGCAAGTTGTCAGACTCTGCAGAGCTTGGCAAGCTGCTTCAACTGGTGCTGGGCTGTGCTATCAGTTGTGAGAAAAAGCAGG AGCACATCCAGAGAATTATGACACTGGAGGAATCGGTTCAGCATGTGGTGATGGAAGCCATCcaggag CTCATGACCAAAGACCCCCCTGACTCCCTGTCGACAGAGACCTATGGAAACTTTGATAGCCAG TCCCGCAGGTACTATTTCCTAAGCGAGGAGGCTGAGGAGGGGGATGAGCTGCGGCAGCGCTGTCTGGACCTAGAGCGGCAG CTGGTGCTCCTGTCAGAGGAGaagcagagcctggcacaggaGAACATGGTGCTGCGGGAGCAGGTGGGCCAGCCTGAGGGCAAGGGCGCCTCAGGCCTCACTGCCAAgaaactgctgctgctgcagtcccagctggagcagctgcagGAGGAGAACTTCAG GCTGGAGAGTGGCAGGGAGGACGAGCGTCTGCGCTGTGCGCAGCTGGAGCGGGAGGTCACAGAGCTGCAACAGCGGAACCAGGCGCTGACCAGCCTGGCCCAGGAGGCACAGGCCCTGAAGGATGAGATGGACGAGCTGCG GCAGTCCTCGGAGCGAGCCGGGCAGCTGGAGGCCACACTGAACAGCTGCCGCCGCCGCCTGGGCGAGCTGAGGGAGCTGCGGCGGCAGGTGCGGCAGCTAGAGGAGCGCAACGCGGGCCACGCCGAGCGCACGCGGCAGCTGGAGGACGATCTGCGCCGGGCGGGCTCGCTGCGCGCCCAGCTTGAGGCGCAGCGGCGGCAG GTGCAGGAATTGCAGAGCCAGCGGCAGGAGGAGGCCATGAAGGCCGAGAAATGGCTATTCGAGTGTCGCAACCTGGAGGAAAAGTATGAGTTGGTGATAAAGGAGAAGGAG CGGCTGTTGGCGGAGCGGGACTCCCTGCGGGAAGCCAACGAGGAGCTGCGCTGCGCCCAGCTGCAGCCGCGGGGGTTGACCCAGGCTG ACCCTTCATTGgatccctcctccccagcagtGGAAAACTTAGCAGCGGAGATCCTGCCTGCAGAGCTCAG GGAGACGCTCCTGCGGCTTCAGCTGGAGAACAAGCGGCTGTGCCAGCAGGAGGCGGCCGACCGCGAgcggcaggaggagctgcagcgCCACCTGGAGGAGGCCAATCGCGCGCGCCACGGGCTGGAGACGCAGCACCG GCTGAACCAGCAGCAGCTGTCGGAGCTGCGGGCCCAGGTGGAGGACCTGCAGAAAGCCCTGCAGGAGCAGGGGGGCAAGACCGAGGAC TCCACCCTGCTGAAGAGGAAGCTGGAGGAACATTT GCAGAAGCTGCATGAGGCAGATCTGGAGCTGCAGCGGAAGCGCGAGTACATGGAAGAGCTGGAGCCACCAGCCGACAGCAGCA CCCGGCGTATCGAGGAGCTGCAGCACAGCTTGCAGAAGAAGGACGCCGATTTGAGGGCCATGGAGGAGCGGTACCGCCGCTACGTGGACAAGGCGCGCACG GTCATACAGACCCTGGAACCCAAGCAACGGCCACCCGGAGGGGCGCCCCCAGAACTCCACACGCTGAGGACACAGCTCCAGGAGCGGGACGTCCGCATCCGGCACCTGGAG ATGGACTTTGAGAAGAGTCGAAGTCAGCGGGAGCAGGAAGAAAAGCTGCTCATCAGTGCCTGGTATAATATG GGCATGGCCCTGCAGCAGCGAACTGGGGAAGAGCGGGCACCCGCCCATGCGCAGTCATTCCTGGCACAGCAGCGGCTGGCCACCAACGCTCGCCGTGGACCCCTGGGACGCCTGGCATCTCTGAACCTTCGCCCCACCGACAAGCACTGA